One Coffea eugenioides isolate CCC68of chromosome 2, Ceug_1.0, whole genome shotgun sequence genomic window, ATCAGGATTCGGACCCCCTTTATTCTAATAAAAACgagtcggatacggaatataggaTTTCGACCCATATTCGACTTGGATCTGaacaatatattaataattataaaatataaatatttctaTATACATTCTTTTACCAAATTAACAATTTAGTAATGATTTTGTAGATTGATTTGTGGTTAGTTTTGGATTGACTATTGCGAGTTATTTGTGATTTAGTtttgtaatttgatttgtttaagtTTGTATATTGGATTTgtgattgattttgaatttaatttaaaaacatTTAAAGTTGGACCTTTTAGTCATGGACACGACCCAAACCCGTCAAACTTAATTGGATATACAAGTCAGATCCGAATCTACTACATGAAAACGGATTCGGGTCACGTCCGGAATTTTCAATTCCGACCGGGTTGACACCCCTAGAATTGGACAGCTATCGCTAAGTTATTAGTTTGGGTGAAGGTAAGGGGACATCTGCACGATTCTAAAAAGTTAGGGATAGGATTGTCAATGGGGCTGGGCCAGCCCGAGCTCGGCCCGATAGAAAGCCCGATGAGCCCAATCATTTAGTGAGCCGGTCTGAGCCTGAGCCTAAAAATTAGGCCCGAATTAAATGTGAGCCGAGATTGGGCCTTATTAGGCTCAAACCCGATATAGGTCCGACCctttaattacctatatatataatatttatatcttGATATtgtgtataattatatatccaaatatattattactaaatactaaaatatatacataaattacaaaacacaaaaatacatctaaaaactctttcatgagctttcttgagagccaatattggtaatgcataactaaatttctaatttttcttattggttgagtaaatttttgtattggcataatattggttgatttttttttggtctacaaacacaaaaatcatcaagcatatttggatttaaatcacaagattataaaaaaagtttcaacttttaaagatgtattggcttatgatcgcatgttttattactatttttcatgcattttgaatggattaaatataaatattgttgaaaaatttttggtttatatacgttttaagaactattatttgttcatgtttagttttaatattatagtcttgtaaatgttaaattagttttacaacttaatagttatagtaattatattaagaaaattaaggagcaATAAGTGAGCTTGGGCTAAACCCGATTAAGGCTCACAGCCCTTATGTGAGTTGAGTATGAATTTCACATTTGGGAACCCGGAGCTCATAACCTGAAGCCCGAAAATGATTCAAATTTAATGAGCTGAGCTTGAGCTCATCAAAGACCGGCTCATTAGGCCTGGTTGACAGGCCTAGTTAGGGATCACAACAAAACAAACTTGAGCTGCTTGTGAACTGTTTGATGAAAAACTCGTGTATTTGAGCTAGACTCTGTCACTCATATTAAAAATTGCAATGCTCTAGCTTTTAATGCCTTAACATGGCGAAAATTTACATTCTCTTCGTAATGCTGAAGGAAATATATATTGGGATGACGCATTTTCAACAAATTAAGCGGCAAGACAGGTTCAGGCAGCATAAGGTAGGTGATAAGGGAATTGGGATGTTGTCACTCAAATATTATATCCACTTTCTTCTAATTCAGATCAGAAAAGGGAGTTACCAAGTACTAGTAGATAAAGATGGATATGCAGCGTGTGGTGTTAAACGCCTTTGGGTCCATGAATGATCCCGCACGGGTGACGGGCCATCATAACAAGCAGAACAACTGGGCTGGGAAACTCGGGAATGTGGAGTGGAGAAGCTGAAAAGTCGAACCCACGAGAAGtcggtctctctctctctgctgTTAGCAAGATTTGCCCGGGgtctcaaattcaattcaatGCAGCTCCTGCGCCCTCCTCAGTCGGTCACCTTGACTAATGACGTTGCACTTCCATGTGGGTTGTCGACAAAGAGGCCATTGTTTTTACGTGGTCAGGTAGCGAAACTCGGGTCTTCTAATATTGTGAGATGCCCAGACGGCCACGGCCAGACGCTTAAACCCATTCATGTCAGAATCAGACCTCATGCTTCAGGTACAAATCCTACTACTAACTTCCCTTTCAAAAATTGGAATGTGGCACTGTAATGCTTTGTCTAGAGTGTGGTTGGCTTGGCAATTGATGGGATAGGGGAATTTTATATTGCGGAACTGCAGGACGATAACAGTCCAATCCCTCGGTTTAAGACCGTTTGAAAGTTATCCTTAGCTTCGTTGTGGTTCCTCAATTGCTCCCGGATTTTGAATTCAATCTGGAGGCCAAACAATTCTGAATTGATCATCGTTTTTCTCCGGTTCCAGCCATATATGGTGGGATGGGTCTTCCCCTGCTTGGATGACTTGACGTGAGAAGAATGTTGCTAACATCTCATTTTTCAACTCCAAGATTACTTGAAAGCAAAATAGTTTGGCAACTTAAAATTTGTGTGAAGGGCATTTGCCAGTGGCCGCTAAACTTCAATACTGACCATTTAGGAATTTCAACTTTTCACGTTTTAGACATTTGCTTGCTGATCAACTTATGATTTTGCATGGTGTTTTTACTTTGTTGTAGCTGCCTTTCGAGGAAAATGGTATTATTATGCTGAAATTTAGTCGCAGACTCTTGTAGAATTCACTACGCAACATGATCTTGGATAGCTAAgtttttccaaataatatttcagtTGCATCGTAAACACATTTTCTaactcacctttttatatttccagccacctttttatctcacatacatcatatcataaagagtactacagtaattatttcaaataatactccaTCCAAACGCACTCAGCGTTTCATTGTGTATCTTTGAATTTGGCACCCGAATGTATTTGATGCTGCTTTTCTTGCGGTTACTTGCTCGAATGTATTTGATGCTGGAAGATAGAAAGTTTTGCAGGCCTAGTTGAATGCTAGGCCCTTGAATTATGTTAAAGCAGTGCTTTGCAAATCGGTCGTATGCACTCTGCATTAGCTTCTACTTACTGTATATTAAGGGCCAATTTGGAAAATAATCCTTAATGTTGTTTAAAACACGTGGGGTTTGGAAAACATCGAAATGAGACTTAAATGAGTGGACAAAGCATATCGTAATTAGCTTGAATGATGGATTTACTTACTCATAAAGAAATGAGTTTCGTTTCTGTCTGTTTCCGTATATTTGCTTCTCTCTCTTACTGAAGTGGAAATGGTTGTCCTAGCACGTATCTCTTCACCTTACTTTAATCTGCTTTTGTGTTTCTGCAAAGTTGCTGTCAAAGTTAGTGTAAAGACTGCAGAATCCGCCCCATCGGATGTTGTCTTGAAAGATGGAAATCTGATTTTTGTCGCTGGTGCAACAGGGAGAGTTGGGTCACGAACTGTAAGGTTGACTTTTATTTCTCTAACTACTAAGTACAAACTAAACAGACTAAACTTCTGCTTCTAAAAGTACCAGAAACCAAAATTTTGCTGCAGGGAGCTCTTGAAATCAGGAAGTAGAGTTCGAGCTGGTGTTCGAAGTGCTCAAAGAGCTGAATCTCTTGTGCAAGTATGATCTCGATGATAACTACACAGTTAGTTGACTCCTAGTCTTGTGCCAATGAGTATGATTGTAATATAATAGTACTACTTTCTTTCCTTCAGAGTGTCCAACAGATGAAGTTTGATGCTGTTGAAACTGGATTAACGCCACGTAAGATGAAATTTTTAGTAGTATCAGTCGTCTCTTGAGTGTGTGGTCTTATCTATGCTCTCAATCTGATTGATATGAAGAACTATCTATTTAAATGCATTTTCATGCTTTAAGGGAATATGCTTCTGTAGAAAATCACATGTTCTTTTTGGTCTTTAGCCAGCCATAGAGAGGCTTGAGATTGTTGAGTGTGATCTAGAGAAGAAGGATCAGATTGGTCCGGCACTGGGGAATGCCTCAATTGTCATATGCTGCATCGGTGCCAGTGAgaaggaaatatttgatattACTGGTCCATATCGAATTGACTATCAGGCCACCAAAAACCTTATTGATGCTGGTAAGGCTTTTTGGCCTCTGTGCTGGAGCTTCCTTTTAATGTCAGCTTATCGTGCTATTAAACTGACATCGATGGAAGTTGAAACTGAAGTGACGGCATGGTAGATAAGATTAATATTCCGACAAAACTTCTTTGGTCACACTAAAATGTAGTTGTAGAACAGAAGAAAAATATGTTTGATTTTCTTGATGCATGTTGTTTAACCAGCTGTATGGCAACTCAAGAATTTGACTTCTGCTTGTGAAAAAATTAAAGGGTCTTAACTCATGTATGGTTGACTAAGTTTGATCTCGTTCCTATCTTGTTTGTATTGATTAAGTTcattaattggagattttgtTGGAGAGTAGTACTTGTTCAGAAAAGGCAACCAGGTGAATGCTGAAGAATTTGTATTCTCCTGCAATTTTGATGTTTCATCTATTAGTATTTCCCATGGagtttaaaggaaaaaaaaggctaAAACTGGTTTTCTCTGCAGCAACCATTGCACAAGTTGACCACTTCATTTTACTGACATCTCTTGGAACAAATAAGGTTGGATTTCCTGCAGCTATTTTGAAGTAAGTAGTCTTAACGTTCTTGATTTGCATGGAAATTTCTGTGTTACTGTGGATATCAACACGGTAAAATCTGTTTCACATATTTTACTTTTTGACAgtgctctgtttttttttttaattatttttatttttaaaatttttcccaAAAGCTTGTTTTGGGGAGTCTTGATCTGGAAAAGGAAAGCAGAAGAAGCTCTGCTTGCCAGTGGACTTCCATATACTGTAAGATCTTCTGGAATACATGTACAGAACAACAGTGatgtaatttcttttttaataccTCAACTAGATTTTGCTTCTCCTTGCATATTTCTTATTTCAGATAGTTCGACCAGGAGGGATGGAGCGGCCTACTGATGCTTTCAAGGAAACTCACAATATAACTGTTTCACAGGAAGACACTTTATTTGGTGGTCTAGTGTCAAATCTTCAGGTTATCTTCTTATTATCACAGTTCTGAATGAAAAATTTAGCTTTGTCAATGATCTTGTTAGAGGCTTCCTGCTTGAGATACCTGCTTCCACTTGGTGGAGACCACCTTGTGGCCAGACAAAAGCAAACAACTAATTTGTATTGGTAACAAAGATACATGTGACCAAGGCTGTGCTGTGTAGTCTAAATTAGTGCAAAGGTGCTATTGCATTGGAGATCCTAGTGTAACTAACCAAGTTTTTTGTGCTTCAGTTATATTAATACACTAATGCGGAGAGCCCTACCTAGCCCAGATATTAAGAAGCCACAACTACCTTCTTTTGAACTGAGATATAATATGTCTCATGAGGGGTCTTTGTCTTCTCAAAATTGCTGGACTTAGTTATACTGTCTTAAGTTGCAAATTATATGAACTTACTTAATGATACTTTGTTTCCTGATCAATAGTCAGTTGTACTAGTAGAAACTCAAGATTTTGTGCTTTTGAACCAAAATAACATCAACTTATACTGTCAGGTGGCTGAACTTATGGCTTTTATGGCAAAGAACCGCAGCCTTTCATATTGCAAGGTGGTGGAAGTAATTGCAGAAACTACAGCTCCATTGACTCCCATGGGGGAGCTCCTTGCAAAAATTCCATCCCAACGTGCTGAAGTGTTCTCGCCAGGGGTAacattatttatttcttgctgAAGATTTGGCAGTAGCTGCTGCATaacaatcatcatacataaaaAGGCAAAAAACTTGTATGGCCATTAAATTATTTGCATCACCTACTCTTTGGCCACTAGactattttcattttcaaatcgGCAGCTCAACTTCTAATATGGTACATTAGTGATTCCATCCAATGTTGGGGTTAAATCAAATGGCAATGACTTTCACGCATAGATCATCTGATGTGCCTGATAGAGTTAACCACAAATTTAATGGGATGACCAAGAAGTATGTCATTCTAATAGTTGCATAGGTGATTTGGAAACGACAATAGTTCACTGACCAAAAGTGTGCACACTAATAGTTTAGTGGCTGTCAAGGTAGTTTGCCCTACTTGAAATTAATAACTTCATATTCCTAGGTGTAAAGTAGATATTGTACCTTGATACTGCAGGCCTCAGGTTACTTCAATTGGCAATGGTTATTTCGTTCTGACTGAAGATGCACCAAAATTAAGAGAAACTCTTCTATGTAGTTGTTGCAATGTACATTGACTTTAATTCATGGTCTGCCTCCCTTTGATGAAATCTGTACTTTGGGCTTGTCTCTAGAAATTAGATGATGCAGTTGGACCTGGGACTGCAGCTACAGAAATTGCCACTTCTGGAACTCCAAGCACTACTGTTGAAAAAGAAACTGTCCAACCAAAGGCTGCAGAAATGACGCCACTCTCTCCATATACTGCGTGAGCATGCAAACTGATATTTCATCGTGAATTATAATATTTCTCACCAAAATAAAAACTGTAATTTCCAACTTCCCGAAGCTATGAAGATCTAAAGCCCCCTACTCCTCCTATTCGAACACCAAGCACTACTTCTGTTTCCATCAAGGCAAGTATAGAGGCGACAAACCCATCAGTAGTTAACTCTTCTCCTCCATCTTTAAAAAGGCCATCCCTCATCACCTTTCACAATTCCATATGCCTcgactagggctgcaaacgaatcgagccgctcgcgaaccgctcgagtcaagctcgagtcgagccggctcgagtcaaactcgagctcagaatattaagctcgttagctcgcgagcttgagtatatatatatttttatttttatttttatttttatttaataataaaattacgtatattatatatatattttttatttttattttcatagtaaaattacgtatatatccttaatattttattatttattaagaaaaaaatattattttatttatttttttaaaaataaaataattattttttatttttttcgagctcgagcttgaaaattgccggctcgtcgagctcgagctcgagctcgagctcgagcttggtaaaattcagtcgaggctcggctcgattagctcaaagctcgactcggctcagctcgtttgcagccctagccTCGACATCTGCTGTTATTCTACTTCTGATTCTTGTTGAAATTGGATTCCATTTATGTCATGGATAACTTTGGACCTCGGATCTATGTGAAGAAACTGCTGACGAGAATTTTGTGAAGGGGAAACTATTTGTCCGAACTACTACCATTTTGGCAAAAACTCATAGTTGAAGATTACCAAAGAAGGAAACCTGCAAATGATCTTTCTCATGGAAATTTGAGGGTCTCCATGACCAAAGAACACCATCCATAATACGGAATTCTTTCACTTTTTCTAATGCTACATGAGGTGTATTAGGGTTAAGAtgtttatatataatatgtggTGTCAAACACTTGAGTTTTAGAAAATTGTCCGAAGTGTCTATGTGACAGGCTGACAGCACAAAATAAGCAAAATCTCCCTTTATTTATAATATCCTAGCATTGTGGATATGAACTGCTATTCGTGCTGAGTGCATATGAACTGCTTTGTCACTATTCTTCTTGTTGTAGTTTTGATGGTCTCAAACCACCTGCACGTCCAAGTCCATCTAGTATTTACACCAAAGTTTACCATGGTATGGGAGTAGTTTAAGCCTTCAGGGTATGCTATAACACCTAAACAATAAGAACAAGCAATTTTATTGCCTAGTTTAGCATGATAGCAGTTGACTTGTAAAAAGCTGTGCCTTTTTCCCTATGCAACATGTATGTTGATTTCCTTGTCTTCTGTCAGTTTTGCTGATACGAGTCTATTTGCTAAATAACcgattttattttcttttttttttaacagatATGAAGATTTGAAGCCACCCAGTTCTCCTAGTCCCTCTCCAAGTGGTCCAAAAGAGGTACATGCCTCAAATGATATCCTGTCAGAACTTACCGGTGGCAATGATGTTGGCACAATCAACATTGGTGAGGAGAATTATCCCCAGAAATTGGCTTCTCGTCACTCGCCCTATCTTGTGTGAGTTGATAATACTCCATTTCCCTGCATGGAAGAATTGTACTGGCTGTATCTACCTCTATTAAAAATCAAAATCTTCATCATCATGCAGACTGGGACCCCTGGTCAAGTTTTGATTATTACTGCTGTTTGACCTGTTCTCTCTTAATTTGCTGCATTATGTGAGGCTACATAATTGTTACACTGAGCTCCATTGCCTCCTGTCTAAAAATCCAAGTCTGTTTATCTTATTGTTGCTTCAGATACCCTGATTTGAAGCCCCCATCTTCACCATCTCCTAATGCACCTGTGTCATCTACAAGCAACGAAATGCTGCCGTCGATTGCAGATAAACTGGGAAATTGACATAAGCCTGCCAGAATTAAAGCAATCCCGCTCTGACCTTTCACCAGGTAAATCCGTTGTAGACTGCAAATGAGATCTATAAACTCTAATGACCCCATTTATGGCACTGAAGCTACATTGCGTCAGAGTCGAGTAATagagaaaaaaattattgtCAAATTGTATATGCAGCTGGGCTGAGAAGATCATTAAAACTGATAATTTTTCCCTCATCTATTGTTTCGGATATGCAGGCGCGATGACTTGAGGCCTCCAAGTTCTCCCATGCCATCTTCAAAGAATTTTTGAAACACAAACCATGGAGTTAACCATCTTGAGATTATATATGCTTTCTATGCTTCAGAATTCAGTCTCCCTTACCTCCTGTGCCCCGGGGGGGGGGGAGTTGGGTATGGGTGTTGTTGGACGCGGGCTAGATAGTTTTGGCTGAGTGAGCCGCCAGTATGCCATCGTGATAGAGCTATTAAAGCAAAGATTATGCGCTGTCAGCTCATGAGAAACCAGCAATTTGCAAAGTCGAATTTTAGAATCACGAAATTGTACCTACACGCAAATAAACGTCCTTGTACTTGGAACTTATCAACAAATAGTCTGTATAACGCAAGTGATGAACTCTATCGGTATCAAAATTATGTAGAAACTAACAAAAACTCAGAAGGCACTCTTTTCATATATGCTTATACTATCAATAATTCGATAAAATTACTAGTTGTATTAATCTCACATCTCACACACAAGAGTATAATTTAAAAACCAGTAACATCTAAACTTCATAATAAACAAACTcgtatttttagtttttttttttaaattttaaaatatgtTCTAATGACATATGGCGTACACATAACTTTTCCAAATTCATATTTTTTAGCAGAAATTTGGATAGtaacatttttataaaaaaatttgtgTAAGATGCGaatgtattattttatttagtgCTATTATAGTAAATGTGGCGAAGATGGACAAAGTGTGATCATCCCGTAATTGAAGGGGGCAAAGAGCGATTAGCCTTTTTTTCCCTAGGTAATTACTAGGAATAAACACAGTCTGTACAGCCTTCAATGATCTGTCTTTTGTTATCGCTTTTTGTCGTTGTTTATtgattggaaaatatttttattatttacacTTCATCTTTTATTATTTACGCTCCACCATTTATTTTATGATATGATCAATGATctattttttgttgttgtttattgattgagaaatgttatttgcactccatCTTTTATTATTTATACTTCCACCATTTGTTTTATGATAtgatataataaataaaaattatataattaaaatGATAGTAATAATAATGTGATTAACAAAAATAGGTGTGGAAATAACATTTTCCcattaattttctttctttttttaattagcACTACTGGTGAAGCCCTCGTCGGAGGTAATTTGGTCCTCCTCACCCTTTTCTTCTCCAAACGGGTTTTGGGTTTTTCTGTCCATTCTCCAATCTGCTAAAACCACGAAAATGGAAAATCCGAGCGGAAACCCGGTTGAATCCCATAAAAGTGACGTACTTCCTGTTTCCGCTTCCGCATATCTTGACCCTCACTACTGGTAAGGAGAGCTTTTCAACCAACACCACAAAGCTAGACCGAGAAATTTCCATTTGTGCTATGTTTCCTCACTGAAAAACGTCCTccctatttattttttttaaaattttctttggaAATTTAATATTTCAGGGACGATAGATTCTCTCATGAGGAACATTACGAATGGTTCAAAGATTACTCTCACTTTCGTCATCTCATCCTTGACCACATTAATCCAGCTTCTTCCGTAACCTCACTCTACTTGTACAAGTGTTTTTATCCCCCTAAAAATtgtttgcaaattacaattgGGGTTTCTGAGCGAGTATGCTGTACAGGTATTGGAGCTGGGGTGTGGAAACTCTCAGCTGTGTGAAGGGTTGTATGGAGATGGGATTACTGAGCTCACCTGCATTGATTTGTCACCTGTGGCTGTGGAGAAGATGAAGCAGAGATTAATATCCAAGGGCTACAAGGGTTTGTTGTGCTATTTTAACTTACTTGCTTGAACCTTTTTCAAGCTTATTATTTCGGTTGATTCTGCAAGGTAGTATGTTTCTTTTTGTCATTGTATAGGATATAGGTTAAAATCAATTGGGACAATCGCCAATGGAAAGGTGGAATTTAAGAATAAAGATTAGGAGTTGGACTTTTGGACCAAattagtttatctttctcgCTTCTTTCAAAGTAGAAAATTTAGCTAGTTTGGGAGTTCAGATTTCAAAGgaatagaaaagaaaggaagggaaAGGTGGACTTTTCACGTTTGGGAGATTTAAGTGAGacggaaaagaaaacaaacgaACGGATCTTGAAGAGAAGCCAAGCGCTGCTACAGTGCAAAATTTTTCTGACCAAAACGGGCGGAAAGCGAAGGAAAACTGATGGAAGcttacaaatcttttttttatcctttcttttctcacataacttaccctttctcttcttttcttttctatcctcaaCTCACAAACTAGCTTTAGTGATAGGCTTACTTTTAGTGGTGACTCTCACAATGATGTGCTAGATATTAAGTATGAGACGTGCCGAATGCCGTGGAAATTGCCTCTTCTCATGCAAGTAAACCTATCTATGCTCAATTTTCAGCCCTCCTCATGCTTGTGGACTAGGCGGGGAATAGTAACAACGTATGTTTAGTTATGTTATTTGTTTAGCGATTTGCATCTGGGGGTGAATATTTATattcctagatggttcatagcATTAGGTGATTAATTATTTATATTGTTCTTTTTGTCA contains:
- the LOC113761520 gene encoding protein TIC 62, chloroplastic; this encodes MQLLRPPQSVTLTNDVALPCGLSTKRPLFLRGQVAKLGSSNIVRCPDGHGQTLKPIHVRIRPHASVAVKVSVKTAESAPSDVVLKDGNLIFVAGATGRVGSRTVRELLKSGSRVRAGVRSAQRAESLVQSVQQMKFDAVETGLTPPIERLEIVECDLEKKDQIGPALGNASIVICCIGASEKEIFDITGPYRIDYQATKNLIDAATIAQVDHFILLTSLGTNKVGFPAAILNLFWGVLIWKRKAEEALLASGLPYTIVRPGGMERPTDAFKETHNITVSQEDTLFGGLVSNLQVAELMAFMAKNRSLSYCKVVEVIAETTAPLTPMGELLAKIPSQRAEVFSPGKLDDAVGPGTAATEIATSGTPSTTVEKETVQPKAAEMTPLSPYTAYEDLKPPSSPSPSPSGPKEVHASNDILSELTGGNDVGTINIGEENYPQKLASRHSPYLVYPDLKPPSSPSPNAPVSSTSNEMLPSIADKLGN